In Herbinix luporum, a single window of DNA contains:
- the thiT gene encoding energy-coupled thiamine transporter ThiT, with amino-acid sequence MFEKLFDFFIVRDLESQSFYPTTAGKIVLLIIIVMLLVVLLTVSNVEHKFNIKQLAFSSVAMTMAVVTSFFTVYDLPFGGSITLFRMFFICLIGYLYGTKSGIITGVAYGILDFILKPYAITLIQPILDYPIAFGCLGLAGLFSKSEYGIIKGYLLGVTGRYICHVITGIVYFHEYAGGKNVILYSLTYNASYIVPEAILTVLILITPPVRQALYEIKKMALEG; translated from the coding sequence GTGTTTGAAAAATTATTTGATTTTTTTATAGTAAGAGATCTTGAAAGTCAAAGTTTTTATCCTACTACGGCAGGAAAAATAGTCCTACTGATAATTATAGTTATGCTCTTAGTTGTTTTACTTACAGTTAGCAATGTAGAGCACAAGTTTAATATCAAGCAATTGGCTTTTTCTTCAGTGGCCATGACAATGGCAGTGGTAACATCATTTTTTACCGTATATGATCTTCCCTTTGGAGGTTCTATCACACTGTTTAGGATGTTTTTTATTTGTTTGATAGGTTATCTGTATGGAACCAAGTCCGGTATAATCACAGGGGTAGCCTATGGAATATTAGATTTTATATTAAAGCCTTATGCCATAACATTAATCCAGCCTATTTTAGATTATCCTATTGCCTTTGGATGTCTGGGGCTGGCAGGCTTATTTTCCAAGTCAGAATACGGAATAATTAAGGGTTATCTTTTAGGGGTGACCGGAAGATATATCTGCCATGTAATAACAGGAATAGTTTATTTCCATGAGTATGCAGGAGGAAAAAATGTAATATTGTATTCCTTAACCTATAACGCCTCTTATATTGTACCGGAAGCTATTTTAACTGTTCTTATTCTTATCACCCCGCCGGTTAGGCAGGCTCTTTATGAAATTAAGAAAATGGCCTTGGAAGGCTAA